The Helicobacter pylori genome includes a window with the following:
- the prfA gene encoding peptide chain release factor 1 yields the protein MSILAEKLSSILKRYDELTALLSSAEVISDIKKLTELSKEQSSIEEISTASKEYLSVLEGIKENKELLEDKELSELAKEELKILEIQKSDLETAIKQLLIPKDPNDDKNIYLELRAGTGGDEAGIFVGDLFKAYCRYADLKKWKVEIVSSSENSVGGYKEIIALIKGKGVYSRLKFEAGTHRVQRVPETESQGRIHTSAITVAIMPEVDDVEVSINPSDLKIEVFRAGGHGGQCVNTTDSAVRITHLPTNISVSMQDEKSQHKNKDKALKILKARLYEKQIEEQQLANAKDRKEQVGSGDRSERIRTYNYPQNRLSEHRINLTLYSLEEIMLSGNLDEVINPLIAHFQSQFE from the coding sequence ATGTCTATTCTAGCTGAAAAGCTTTCTTCCATTCTCAAGCGATACGACGAACTCACAGCGTTGCTTTCTAGCGCTGAAGTCATTAGCGATATTAAAAAACTCACCGAATTGAGCAAAGAGCAAAGCTCCATTGAAGAAATCTCTACAGCGAGTAAAGAGTATTTGAGCGTTTTAGAGGGTATCAAGGAAAATAAAGAGCTTTTAGAAGACAAGGAATTGAGTGAACTGGCTAAAGAAGAGTTGAAAATTTTAGAAATCCAAAAAAGCGATCTAGAAACCGCCATTAAGCAACTCCTTATCCCCAAAGATCCTAACGATGATAAAAACATTTATTTAGAGTTAAGAGCCGGCACGGGGGGCGATGAAGCGGGCATTTTTGTAGGGGATTTGTTTAAGGCGTATTGCCGTTATGCGGATTTGAAAAAATGGAAAGTGGAGATAGTAAGCTCTAGCGAAAACAGCGTAGGGGGCTATAAAGAAATCATCGCTTTGATTAAGGGTAAGGGCGTGTATTCAAGGCTCAAATTTGAAGCAGGCACGCATCGAGTCCAAAGAGTCCCTGAAACAGAATCTCAAGGGCGTATCCACACTTCCGCTATCACAGTAGCGATCATGCCTGAAGTAGATGATGTGGAAGTTTCTATCAACCCTAGCGATTTAAAGATTGAAGTGTTTCGCGCTGGCGGGCATGGGGGGCAATGCGTCAATACCACAGACTCTGCGGTGCGCATCACGCACCTCCCCACCAATATCAGCGTGAGCATGCAAGATGAAAAATCCCAACATAAAAACAAGGATAAAGCCCTAAAAATCCTAAAAGCGCGCCTTTATGAAAAACAAATTGAAGAGCAACAACTCGCTAACGCCAAAGACCGAAAGGAGCAGGTGGGTAGTGGGGACAGGAGCGAAAGGATCCGCACTTACAATTACCCGCAAAACCGCTTGAGCGAACACCGAATCAATTTAACTCTGTATAGTTTGGAAGAAATCATGCTTTCAGGGAATTTAGATGAAGTGATTAACCCTCTAATCGCTCATTTTCAAAGCCAGTTTGAATGA
- the rpsT gene encoding 30S ribosomal protein S20, whose amino-acid sequence MANHKSAEKRIRQTIKRTERNRFYKTKVKNIIKAVREAVAINDVAKAQERLKIANKELHKFVSKGILKKNTASRKVSRLNASVKKIALA is encoded by the coding sequence ATGGCAAATCATAAGTCCGCAGAAAAGCGAATCAGACAGACCATTAAAAGAACCGAACGCAACAGGTTCTATAAAACTAAAGTTAAAAATATCATTAAGGCCGTGCGTGAAGCGGTCGCTATTAATGATGTAGCAAAAGCTCAAGAGCGTTTGAAAATCGCTAATAAAGAGTTGCACAAATTTGTCAGCAAGGGGATTTTAAAGAAAAACACCGCTTCTAGGAAAGTCTCAAGACTTAACGCTTCAGTGAAAAAAATCGCTCTCGCTTAG
- the glmM gene encoding phosphoglucosamine mutase — MKIFGTDGVRGKAGVKLTPMFVMRLGIAAGLYFKKHSKTNKILIGKDTRKSGYMVENALVSALTSIGYNVIQIGPMPTPAIAFLTEDMRCDAGIMISASHNPFEDNGIKFFNSYGYKLKEEEERAIEEIFHDERLLHSSYKVGESIGSAKRIDDVIGRYIAHLKHSFPKHLNLQSLRIVLDTANGAAYKVAPVVFSELGADVLVINDEPNGCNINEQCGALHPNQLSQEVKKYRADLGFAFDGDADRLVVVDNLGNIVHGDKLLGVLGVYQKSKNALSSQAVVATSMSNLALKEYLKSQDLELKHCAIGDKFVSECMRLNKANFGGEQSGHIIFSDYAKTGDGLVCALQVSALVLESKQVSSVALNPFELYPQNLVNLNVQKKPPLESLKGYSALLKELDKLEIRYLIRYSGTENKLRILLEAKDEKLLESKMQELKEFFEGHLC; from the coding sequence ATGAAAATTTTTGGGACTGATGGCGTGAGGGGTAAAGCAGGGGTGAAACTCACCCCCATGTTTGTGATGCGTTTGGGCATTGCCGCCGGATTGTATTTTAAAAAACATTCTAAAACGAATAAAATTTTAATTGGTAAAGACACCAGAAAAAGTGGCTATATGGTAGAAAACGCTTTAGTGAGCGCTTTAACTTCCATAGGCTATAATGTGATTCAAATAGGGCCTATGCCTACCCCTGCGATTGCGTTTTTAACCGAAGACATGCGCTGCGATGCGGGCATTATGATAAGCGCAAGCCACAACCCTTTTGAAGATAATGGCATTAAGTTTTTCAATTCTTATGGTTATAAGCTTAAAGAAGAAGAAGAAAGAGCGATTGAAGAAATCTTTCATGATGAAAGATTATTGCATTCCAGCTATAAAGTGGGTGAGAGCATCGGTAGCGCTAAAAGGATAGACGATGTCATAGGGCGCTATATTGCACATTTAAAACACTCTTTCCCCAAACATTTGAATTTACAGAGTTTAAGGATCGTGCTAGATACGGCTAATGGCGCGGCTTATAAGGTAGCTCCGGTCGTTTTTAGCGAGCTTGGGGCTGATGTTTTAGTGATTAATGATGAGCCTAATGGGTGTAATATTAATGAGCAATGCGGGGCTTTACACCCCAACCAATTGAGCCAGGAAGTGAAAAAATACCGCGCGGATCTGGGCTTTGCTTTTGATGGCGATGCTGACAGGCTAGTGGTGGTGGATAATTTAGGGAATATCGTGCATGGGGACAAGCTTTTAGGGGTGTTAGGGGTTTATCAAAAGTCTAAAAACGCCCTTTCTTCTCAAGCGGTTGTCGCCACGAGCATGAGCAATTTAGCCCTTAAAGAATACCTAAAATCCCAAGATTTAGAATTGAAGCATTGCGCGATTGGGGATAAGTTTGTGAGCGAATGCATGCGATTGAATAAAGCCAATTTTGGAGGCGAACAAAGCGGGCATATCATTTTTAGCGATTACGCTAAAACCGGCGATGGTTTGGTGTGTGCGTTGCAAGTGAGTGCACTTGTGTTAGAAAGCAAGCAGGTAAGCTCTGTTGCGTTAAACCCCTTTGAATTATACCCCCAAAACCTAGTGAATTTGAATGTCCAAAAAAAGCCTCCTTTAGAAAGCTTGAAAGGTTATAGCGCTCTTTTAAAAGAATTAGACAAGCTAGAAATCCGCTATTTGATCCGTTATAGCGGCACTGAAAACAAATTACGAATCCTTTTAGAAGCTAAAGATGAAAAACTTTTAGAATCCAAAATGCAAGAATTGAAAGAGTTTTTTGAAGGGCATTTGTGCTAA
- the lspA gene encoding signal peptidase II produces the protein MLNTTQQSLLVFIGVFSLIFGVDQAIKYAILEGFRYESLMIDIVLVFNKGVAFSLLSFLEGGLKYLQILLILGLFIFLMRQKELFKSHAIEFGMVFGAGVSNVLDRFVHGGVVDYVYYHYGFDFAIFNFADVMIDVGVGVLLLRQFFFKQKQNKIKA, from the coding sequence GTGCTAAACACCACCCAACAAAGCCTGTTAGTTTTTATAGGGGTTTTTTCCCTTATTTTTGGCGTGGATCAAGCGATTAAATACGCTATTTTAGAGGGGTTTCGCTATGAAAGTTTGATGATAGATATTGTTTTAGTGTTCAATAAAGGCGTGGCGTTTTCCTTGCTCAGTTTTTTAGAGGGGGGTTTGAAATACTTGCAAATCCTTTTGATTTTAGGGCTTTTTATCTTTTTAATGCGCCAAAAGGAGCTTTTTAAAAGCCATGCGATAGAGTTTGGCATGGTGTTTGGCGCTGGGGTTTCTAATGTCTTAGACCGGTTTGTGCATGGGGGTGTGGTGGATTATGTGTATTACCATTACGGCTTTGATTTTGCAATTTTTAATTTCGCTGATGTCATGATAGATGTAGGCGTGGGCGTTTTATTGTTAAGACAATTCTTTTTTAAGCAAAAACAAAACAAAATTAAGGCATAA
- the ureA gene encoding urease subunit alpha, translating into MKLTPKELDKLMLHYAGELAKKRKEKGIKLNYVEAVALISAHIMEEARAGKKTAAELMQEGRTLLKPDDVMDGVASMIHEVGIEAMFPDGTKLVTVHTPIEANGKLVPGELFLKNEDITINEGKKAVSVKVKNVGDRPVQIGSHFHFFEVNRCLDFDREKTFGKRLDIASGTAVRFEPGEEKSVELIDIGGNRRIFGFNALVDRQADNESKKIALHRAKERGFHGAKSDDHYVKTIKE; encoded by the coding sequence ATGAAACTCACCCCAAAAGAGTTAGACAAGTTGATGCTCCACTACGCTGGAGAATTGGCTAAAAAACGCAAAGAAAAAGGCATTAAGCTTAACTATGTGGAAGCGGTAGCTTTGATTAGTGCCCATATTATGGAAGAAGCGAGAGCTGGTAAAAAGACTGCGGCTGAATTGATGCAAGAAGGGCGCACTCTTTTAAAACCTGATGATGTGATGGATGGTGTGGCAAGCATGATCCATGAAGTGGGTATTGAAGCGATGTTTCCTGATGGAACTAAACTCGTAACCGTGCATACCCCTATTGAGGCCAATGGTAAATTAGTTCCTGGTGAGTTGTTCTTAAAAAATGAAGACATCACTATCAACGAAGGCAAAAAAGCCGTTAGCGTGAAAGTTAAAAATGTTGGCGACAGACCGGTTCAAATCGGCTCACACTTCCATTTCTTTGAAGTGAATAGATGCTTAGACTTTGACAGAGAAAAAACTTTCGGTAAACGCTTAGACATTGCGAGCGGGACAGCGGTAAGGTTTGAACCTGGCGAAGAAAAATCCGTAGAATTGATTGACATTGGCGGTAACAGAAGAATCTTTGGATTTAACGCATTGGTTGATAGGCAAGCAGACAACGAAAGCAAAAAAATTGCTTTACACAGAGCTAAAGAGCGTGGTTTTCATGGCGCTAAAAGCGATGACCACTATGTAAAAACAATTAAGGAGTAA
- the ureB gene encoding urease subunit beta: MKKISRKEYVSMYGPTTGDKVRLGDTDLIAEVEHDYTIYGEELKFGGGKTLREGMSQSNNPSKEELDLIITNALIVDYTGIYKADIGIKDGKIAGIGKGGNKDMQDGVKNNLSVGPATEALAGEGLIVTAGGIDTHIHFISPQQIPTAFASGVTTMIGGGTGPADGTNATTITPGRRNLKWMLRAAEEYSMNLGFLAKGNTSNDASLADQIEAGAIGFKIHEDWGTTPSAINHALDVADKYDVQVAIHTDTLNEAGCVEDTMAAIAGRTMHTFHTEGAGGGHAPDIIKVAGEHNILPASTNPTIPFTVNTEAEHMDMLMVCHHLDKSIKEDVQFADSRIRPQTIAAEDTLHDMGIFSITSSDSQAMGRVGEVITRTWQTADKNKKEFGRLKEEKGDNDNFRIKRYLSKYTINPAIAHGISEYVGSVEVGKVADLVLWSPAFFGVKPNMIIKGGFIALSQMGDANASIPTPQPVYYREMFAHHGKAKYDANITFVSQAAYDKGIKEELGLERQVLPVKNCRNITKKDMQFNDTTAHIEVNPETYHVFVDGKEVTSKPANKVSLAQLFSIF; the protein is encoded by the coding sequence ATGAAAAAGATTAGCAGAAAAGAATATGTTTCTATGTATGGCCCTACTACAGGCGATAAAGTGAGATTGGGCGATACAGACTTGATCGCTGAAGTAGAACATGACTACACTATTTATGGCGAAGAGCTTAAATTCGGTGGCGGTAAAACCCTAAGAGAAGGCATGAGCCAATCTAACAACCCTAGCAAAGAAGAACTGGATTTAATCATCACTAACGCTTTAATCGTGGATTATACCGGTATTTATAAAGCGGATATTGGTATTAAAGATGGCAAAATCGCTGGCATTGGCAAAGGCGGCAACAAAGACATGCAAGATGGCGTTAAAAACAATCTTAGCGTGGGTCCTGCTACTGAAGCGCTAGCCGGTGAAGGTTTGATCGTAACTGCTGGTGGTATTGACACACACATCCACTTCATCTCCCCCCAACAAATCCCTACAGCTTTTGCAAGCGGTGTAACAACTATGATTGGTGGCGGAACTGGCCCTGCTGATGGCACTAACGCAACCACTATCACTCCAGGCAGAAGAAACTTAAAATGGATGCTCAGAGCGGCTGAAGAATATTCTATGAACTTAGGTTTCTTGGCTAAAGGTAACACTTCTAACGATGCGAGCTTAGCCGATCAAATTGAAGCCGGTGCGATTGGTTTTAAAATCCACGAAGACTGGGGAACAACTCCTTCTGCAATCAATCATGCGTTAGATGTTGCGGACAAATACGATGTGCAAGTCGCTATCCACACAGACACTTTGAATGAAGCCGGTTGTGTAGAAGACACTATGGCAGCCATTGCCGGACGCACTATGCACACTTTCCACACTGAAGGCGCTGGTGGCGGACACGCTCCTGATATTATTAAAGTGGCCGGTGAACACAACATTCTGCCCGCTTCCACTAACCCCACTATCCCTTTCACCGTGAATACAGAAGCAGAACACATGGACATGCTTATGGTGTGCCACCACTTGGATAAAAGCATTAAAGAAGATGTTCAGTTCGCTGATTCAAGGATCCGCCCTCAAACCATTGCGGCTGAAGACACTTTGCATGACATGGGGATTTTCTCAATCACTAGTTCTGACTCTCAAGCTATGGGTCGTGTGGGTGAAGTTATCACTAGAACTTGGCAAACAGCTGACAAAAACAAAAAAGAATTTGGCCGCTTGAAAGAAGAAAAAGGTGATAACGACAACTTCAGGATCAAACGCTACTTGTCTAAATACACCATTAACCCAGCGATCGCTCATGGGATTAGCGAGTATGTAGGTTCTGTAGAAGTGGGCAAAGTGGCTGACTTGGTATTGTGGAGTCCAGCATTCTTTGGCGTGAAACCCAACATGATCATCAAAGGCGGGTTCATTGCGTTAAGCCAAATGGGTGATGCGAACGCTTCTATCCCTACCCCACAACCAGTTTATTACAGAGAAATGTTCGCTCATCATGGTAAAGCTAAATACGATGCAAACATCACTTTTGTGTCTCAAGCGGCTTATGACAAAGGCATTAAAGAAGAATTAGGGCTTGAAAGACAAGTGTTGCCGGTAAAAAATTGCAGAAATATCACTAAAAAAGACATGCAATTCAACGACACTACCGCTCACATTGAAGTCAATCCTGAAACTTACCATGTGTTCGTGGATGGCAAAGAAGTAACTTCTAAACCAGCCAATAAAGTGAGCTTGGCACAACTCTTTAGCATTTTCTAG
- the ureI gene encoding acid-activated urea channel protein UreI, which produces MLGLVLLYVGIVLISNGICGLTKVDPKSTAVMNFFVGGLSIICNVVVITYSALNPTAPVEGAEDIAQVSHHLTNFYGPATGLLFGFTYLYAAINHTFGLDWRPYSWYSLFVAINTVPAAILSHYSDMLDDHKVLGITEGDWWAIIWLAWGVLWLTAFIENILKIPLGKFTPWLAIIEGILTAWIPAWLLFIQHWV; this is translated from the coding sequence ATGCTAGGACTTGTATTGTTATATGTTGGGATTGTTTTAATCAGCAATGGGATTTGCGGATTAACCAAAGTCGATCCTAAAAGCACTGCGGTGATGAACTTTTTTGTGGGCGGACTCTCCATTATTTGTAATGTGGTCGTCATCACTTATTCCGCGCTCAACCCTACAGCCCCTGTAGAAGGCGCAGAAGATATTGCTCAAGTATCGCACCATTTGACTAATTTCTATGGGCCAGCAACTGGGTTATTGTTCGGTTTTACCTACTTGTATGCGGCTATCAACCACACTTTTGGTTTGGATTGGAGGCCCTACTCTTGGTATAGCTTATTCGTAGCAATCAACACTGTTCCTGCTGCGATTTTATCCCACTATAGCGATATGCTTGATGACCACAAAGTGTTAGGCATCACTGAAGGCGATTGGTGGGCGATCATTTGGTTGGCTTGGGGTGTTTTGTGGCTTACCGCTTTCATTGAAAACATCTTGAAAATCCCTTTAGGGAAATTCACTCCATGGCTTGCTATCATTGAGGGTATTTTAACCGCTTGGATCCCTGCTTGGTTGCTCTTTATCCAACACTGGGTGTGA
- the ureE gene encoding urease accessory protein UreE produces the protein MIIERLIGNLRDLNPLDFGVDYVDLEWFETRKKIARFKTRQGKDIAIRLKDAPKLGFSQGDILLKEEKEIIAVNILDSEVIHIQAKSVTEVAKICYEIGNRHAALYYGESQFEFKTPFEKPTLALLEKLGVQNRVLSSKLDSKDRLTVSMPHSEPNFKVSLASDFKVVMK, from the coding sequence ATGATCATAGAGCGTTTAATAGGCAATCTAAGGGATTTAAACCCCTTGGATTTCGGCGTGGATTATGTGGATTTGGAATGGTTTGAAACGAGGAAAAAAATCGCTCGCTTTAAAACCAGGCAAGGCAAAGACATAGCCATACGCCTTAAAGACGCTCCCAAGTTGGGTTTCTCTCAAGGAGACATTTTATTGAAAGAAGAGAAGGAAATTATCGCCGTTAATATCTTGGATTCTGAAGTCATTCACATCCAAGCTAAGAGCGTGACAGAAGTAGCGAAAATATGCTATGAAATAGGAAACCGCCATGCGGCTTTATACTATGGCGAGTCTCAATTTGAATTTAAAACACCATTTGAAAAGCCCACGCTAGCGTTACTAGAAAAGCTAGGGGTTCAAAATCGTGTTTTAAGTTCAAAATTGGATTCCAAAGATCGCTTAACCGTGAGCATGCCCCATAGTGAGCCTAATTTTAAGGTTTCACTGGCGAGTGATTTTAAAGTGGTCATGAAATAG
- a CDS encoding urease accessory protein UreF, whose product MDKGKSVKSTEKSVGMPPKTPKTTNNAHVDNEFLILQVNDAVFPIGSYTHSFGLETYIQQKKVTHKESALEYLKANLSSQFLYTEMLSLKLTYESALQQDLKKILGVEEIITLSTSPMELRLANQKLGNRFIKTLQAMDELNMGAFFNAYAQKTKDPTHATSYGVFAASLNIELKKALRHYLYAQTSNMVINCVKSVPLSQNDGQKILLSLQSPFNQLIEKTLELDESHLCAASVQNDIKAMQHESLYSRLYMS is encoded by the coding sequence ATGGATAAAGGAAAGAGCGTGAAAAGCACTGAAAAAAGCGTGGGTATGCCCCCAAAAACTCCAAAGACAACCAACAATGCTCATGTGGATAATGAATTTCTGATCTTACAAGTCAATGATGCGGTGTTTCCTATTGGATCTTACACGCATTCTTTTGGGCTAGAAACTTACATCCAGCAAAAAAAAGTTACTCATAAAGAAAGCGCTTTAGAGTATTTAAAAGCCAATCTCTCTAGCCAGTTCCTTTACACGGAAATGCTGAGCTTGAAATTAACCTATGAAAGCGCCCTCCAACAAGATTTAAAAAAAATCTTAGGGGTTGAAGAAATCATTACGCTATCCACAAGCCCCATGGAATTACGATTAGCCAATCAAAAGCTAGGCAATCGCTTCATTAAAACCTTACAAGCCATGGATGAATTAAACATGGGCGCATTTTTTAACGCTTACGCTCAAAAAACCAAAGATCCCACCCATGCCACTAGCTATGGCGTTTTTGCGGCAAGTTTGAATATTGAATTGAAAAAGGCTTTAAGGCATTATCTTTATGCGCAAACTTCTAACATGGTGATCAACTGCGTTAAAAGCGTCCCACTATCTCAAAATGACGGGCAAAAAATCTTATTGAGCTTGCAAAGCCCTTTTAACCAGCTTATAGAAAAAACCCTAGAACTAGACGAAAGCCACTTGTGTGCAGCAAGCGTTCAAAACGACATTAAGGCGATGCAACATGAGAGTTTATACTCGCGCCTTTATATGTCTTGA
- the ureG gene encoding urease accessory protein UreG, protein MVKIGVCGPVGSGKTALIEALTRHMSKDYDMAVITNDIYTKEDAEFMCKNSVMPRDRIIGVETGGCPHTAIREDASMNLEAVEEMHGRFPNLELLLIESGGDNLSATFNPELADFTIFVIDVAEGDKIPRKGGPGITRSDLLVINKIDLAPYVGADLKVMERDSKKMRGEKPFIFTNIRAKEGLDDVIAWIKHNALLED, encoded by the coding sequence ATGGTAAAAATTGGAGTTTGTGGTCCTGTAGGAAGCGGTAAAACCGCCTTGATTGAAGCTTTAACGCGCCACATGTCAAAAGATTACGACATGGCGGTCATCACTAATGATATTTACACTAAAGAAGACGCAGAGTTTATGTGTAAAAATTCGGTGATGCCACGAGATAGGATTATTGGCGTAGAAACAGGAGGCTGTCCGCACACAGCTATTAGAGAAGACGCTTCTATGAATTTAGAAGCGGTAGAAGAAATGCATGGCCGTTTCCCTAATTTGGAATTGCTTTTGATTGAAAGCGGAGGCGATAACCTTTCGGCGACTTTTAATCCGGAGCTAGCGGACTTTACAATTTTTGTGATTGATGTGGCTGAGGGCGATAAAATCCCCAGGAAAGGCGGGCCAGGAATCACGCGCTCAGACTTGCTTGTCATCAATAAGATTGACTTAGCCCCCTATGTGGGAGCGGACTTGAAAGTCATGGAAAGGGATTCTAAAAAAATGCGCGGCGAAAAGCCCTTTATTTTTACGAATATCCGCGCTAAAGAAGGTTTAGATGATGTGATCGCTTGGATCAAACACAACGCTTTATTGGAAGATTGA
- a CDS encoding urease accessory protein UreD, with product MNTYAQESKLRLKTKIGADGRCVIEDNFFTPPFKLMAPFYPKDDLAEIMLLAVSPGMMRGDVQDMQLNIGPNCKLRITSQSFEKIHNTEDGFASRDMHIVVGENAFLDFAPFPLIPFENAHFKGNTTISLRSSSQLLYSEIIVAGRVARNELFKFNRLHTKISILQDEKPIYYDNTILDPKTTDLNNMCMFDGYTHYLNLVLVNCPIELFGVREWIEESQGVDGAVSEIASSHLCVKALAKGSEPLLHLREKIARSITQTITQKI from the coding sequence ATGAACACTTACGCTCAAGAATCCAAGCTCAGGTTAAAAACCAAAATAGGGGCTGACGGGCGGTGCGTGATTGAAGACAATTTTTTCACGCCCCCCTTTAAGCTCATGGCGCCCTTTTACCCTAAAGACGATTTAGCTGAAATCATGCTTTTAGCGGTAAGCCCTGGCATGATGAGGGGCGATGTGCAAGATATGCAATTAAACATCGGTCCAAATTGCAAGCTAAGGATCACTTCGCAATCCTTTGAAAAAATCCATAACACTGAAGATGGGTTTGCTAGCAGAGATATGCATATTGTTGTGGGGGAAAACGCTTTTTTAGACTTTGCGCCTTTCCCGTTAATCCCCTTTGAAAACGCGCATTTTAAGGGCAACACCACGATTTCTTTGCGTTCTAGCTCTCAATTGCTCTATAGTGAAATCATTGTCGCAGGGCGAGTGGCACGCAATGAGTTGTTTAAATTCAACCGCTTGCACACCAAAATCTCTATTTTACAAGATGAGAAACCCATCTATTATGACAACACGATTTTAGATCCCAAAACCACCGACTTAAATAACATGTGCATGTTTGATGGCTATACGCATTATTTGAATCTGGTGCTTGTCAATTGCCCTATAGAGCTCTTTGGTGTGCGAGAATGGATTGAAGAAAGCCAAGGAGTGGATGGGGCAGTGAGTGAAATCGCTAGTTCTCATTTATGCGTGAAAGCTTTAGCGAAAGGATCAGAACCCTTATTGCATTTAAGAGAAAAGATCGCTCGTTCCATCACACAAACCATCACGCAAAAGATTTAA
- a CDS encoding SMI1/KNR4 family protein yields the protein METIPTNSELNWEFVEPLNDKALSGLEDQLKMGLSGAFKDFIKRSNYGFSQWRSFMVGNKSYTFKHVLNFNLEGKGLFIDFMQSLKEWLEPEEIIFANDGYGGYYLLNTTSDVVLFLDTDDGSKHALLHLKMFLKKLESRG from the coding sequence ATGGAAACAATTCCTACAAACTCAGAATTGAATTGGGAATTTGTAGAGCCGCTCAATGACAAAGCGTTGAGTGGGTTAGAAGATCAACTAAAAATGGGGTTGAGCGGTGCGTTTAAGGACTTTATCAAACGATCAAATTATGGTTTTAGCCAGTGGCGATCTTTTATGGTGGGCAATAAGTCTTACACATTCAAACATGTTTTGAATTTCAATTTAGAGGGCAAGGGCTTATTTATTGATTTTATGCAGAGCTTAAAAGAATGGTTAGAGCCTGAAGAAATCATCTTCGCTAATGACGGGTATGGGGGGTATTATCTTTTGAATACGACTAGCGATGTGGTGCTGTTTTTAGACACTGATGATGGCTCAAAACATGCGCTATTACACCTTAAAATGTTTTTAAAAAAACTGGAATCAAGGGGTTAA
- a CDS encoding WXG100 family type VII secretion target: MSRVQMDTEEVREFVDHLERFKELLNDEVNGLSSHFHSLDSWQDARRDKFSEVLDNLRSTFNEFNEAVQEQIAWLKERIRVLEEYY; the protein is encoded by the coding sequence ATGAGCCGAGTGCAAATGGATACCGAAGAGGTCAGGGAGTTTGTGGATCATTTAGAACGCTTTAAAGAGTTGCTGAATGATGAAGTGAATGGCTTGAGCAGCCATTTCCATAGTTTGGATTCATGGCAAGACGCTAGAAGAGACAAATTCAGCGAGGTGTTAGACAACTTGAGAAGCACTTTCAACGAGTTTAATGAAGCCGTGCAAGAGCAAATCGCATGGCTTAAAGAGAGGATTAGGGTTTTAGAAGAATATTATTAA